The Coffea eugenioides isolate CCC68of chromosome 8, Ceug_1.0, whole genome shotgun sequence genome has a segment encoding these proteins:
- the LOC113780973 gene encoding ABC transporter G family member 14, with translation MPLNSVAPKPENPSIQLMGGLPISSESCDNPYLAYPIQARTQSFLQMTLNPITLKFEEIVYKIRIETKGMCCGQTLSSKEKIILNGLTGMVCPGEILAMLGPSGSGKTTLLTALGGRLTSKLSGKITYNTQPISGHIRRQTGFVAQDDVLYPHLTVFETLLFTALLRLPKTLTKEEKVQHVEQVIAELGLSRCRNSMIGGPLFRGISGGEKKRVSIGQEMLINPSLLLLDEPTSGLDSTTAMRILTTIKRLASAGRTVVTTIHQPSSRLYHMFDKLVLLSEGSPIYYGPASTALEYFSSIGFSTTLTVNPADFLLDLANGIGPDAKHAIELGESAEKEQKLVREALISAYDKNIATRLKAELCSLDINNYAYAKDSSTKRDAKSEQWCTSWFYQFNVLLLRGLRERRYETFNRLRIFQVISVAILGGLLWWHTPMSHIEDQIAMLFFFSVFWGFYPIYNAVFTFPQERRMLIKERSSGMYHLSSYFLAKTVGDLPLELALPTAFTFIIYWMGGLKPEPATFILSLLIVLYSVLVSQSLGLAFGAILMDVKQATTLASVTTLVFLIAGGYYIQQIPAFIVWLKYLSYSYYCFKLLLGVQYNGNDYYECSKGVYCRVADFPYVKSVGLNHLWIDVSIMALMMVGYRFIAYLALRRVR, from the exons ATGCCACTTAATTCTGTAGCaccaaaaccagaaaatcccaGCATTCAACTGATGGGAGGCCTGCCAATATCATCAGAGTCCTGTGACAATCCTTATCTGGCTTACCCTATACAGGCCAGAACACAGTCCTTTCTGCAAATGACCTTAAACCCCATAACTCTAAAG TTTGAAGAGATTGTCTACAAGATCAGAATTGAAACGAAAGGAATGTGTTGTGGCCAAACATTGAGCAGCAAAGAGAAGATAATACTGAACGGGCTAACAGGTATGGTTTGTCCAGGGGAGATACTGGCCATGTTAGGTCCATCAGGCAGTGGAAAAACAACCCTCCTAACAGCCCTTGGGGGCCGCCTCACCAGCAAGTTATCAGGAAAGATCACATACAACACCCAGCCTATATCAGGTCATATCAGACGTCAAACCGGGTTCGTTGCCCAGGATGATGTCCTGTATCCCCATCTAACTGTGTTTGAAACTCTCCTGTTCACTGCACTACTGAGGCTGCCAAAAACCCTTACCAAGGAAGAGAAAGTCCAGCATGTGGAGCAAGTTATTGCAGAATTGGGATTGAGCAGGTGCCGCAACAGCATGATAGGAGGACCTCTATTTCGAGGAATATCAGGTGGAGAGAAAAAGAGGGTCAGCATTGGCCAAGAAATGCTAATCAATCCAAGCCTACTGCTGCTAGATGAGCCCACCTCGGGGTTGGACTCGACCACAGCCATGCGCATTTTGACCACGATCAAGCGTCTTGCTAGTGCTGGTCGGACGGTGGTAACCACAATCCATCAGCCTTCCAGCCGGCTCTATCATATGTTTGATAAGCTGGTCTTGTTGTCGGAGGGCAGCCCAATCTACTATGGTCCTGCATCAACTGCCCTGGAATACTTCTCTTCAATTGGCTTTTCCACAACACTCACCGTCAATCCTGCAGATTTCTTGCTTGACCTTGCGAATG GAATTGGGCCTGACGCCAAGCATGCAATTGAGCTAGGTGAAAGTGCTGAGAAGGAACAAAAATTAGTGAGAGAAGCTCTGATATCCGCTTATGACAAAAACATTGCTACAAGGTTGAAAGCTGAGCTATGCAGTTTAGACATCAATAATTATGCTTACGCAAAGGATTCTTCCACTA AACGTGATGCAAAGTCAGAGCAATGGTGCACGAGCTGGTTTTATCAGTTCAACGTGCTGCTACTGCGGGGGCTTAGGGAGCGGAGGTATGAAACCTTCAACAGACTAAGAATTTTCCAAGTCATCAGTGTTGCAATACTTGGCGGACTTCTCTGGTGGCATACCCCAATGTCCCACATTGAAGATCAA ATTGCTATGTTATTCTTCTTCTCTGTTTTCTGGGGCTTTTACCCAATCTACAATGCTGTTTTCACTTTTCCCCAAGAAAGAAGGATGCTTATCAAGGAAAGATCATCTGGAATGTACCATCTGTCCTCCTACTTTCTAGCTAAAACAGTGGGCGATCTTCCACTAGAGCTTGCTCTGCCAACTGCCTTTACCTTCATAATTTATTGGATGGGTGGGCTCAAACCAGAACCAGCCACCTTCATCCTTTCCCTTCTCATTGTTCTGTACAGTGTCCTTGTTTCGCAAAGTCTAGGATTGGCCTTTGGTGCAATACTTATGGACGTAAAGCAAGCTACTACCTTAGCATCAGTAACAACGCTAGTTTTCCTCATTGCTGGTGGTTACTATATTCAACAAATCCCTGCTTTCATAGTCTGGTTAAAGTACTTGAGTTACAGCTACTACTGTTTCAAGCTGCTTCTTGGAGTGCAATACAATGGGAATGATTATTATGAGTGCTCCAAGGGAGTATATTGCCGGGTTGCAGATTTCCCTTATGTCAAATCAGTAGGTCTAAACCATTTGTGGATTGACGTGTCCATCATGGCACTCATGATGGTGGGCTATCGGTTCATTGCTTATCTAGCATTGCGCAGGGTCAGATGA